The Virgibacillus dokdonensis genome includes a window with the following:
- a CDS encoding NAD(P)/FAD-dependent oxidoreductase, translating to MKKLVILGGGYGGLKALLSLLDHQLPEDVEITLVDRNPYHSVKTEFYTIAAGTSADKDVRLHFPDDERVRYVYGEIKKVDTSNAIITFSNKSEVIKYDYLIIGLGCEDNYHGIEGAKEFTHSVQTFSNARKTGVAVCDLKAYGKVSIVGAGLSGIEVASEIRESRPDLNIRLLDRGATVLKAFDPKIQQYVAEWFVANDVDVLHHANVEYVEKDGVCNNGVCYVNDVTIWTAGVRPNYLVRELSFAKDEQEKIIVNEYFQVPENTNIYVVGDCASSEFSPSGQLAGQQGERVAEVLLAVLQGKQPKKPKEIRLKGTLGSLGKSDGFGNMMQKSLTGLLPRIAKSGVLWLSKRH from the coding sequence ATGAAAAAGCTAGTCATATTAGGCGGGGGATATGGCGGTCTGAAAGCGCTATTAAGTTTACTTGACCATCAGTTGCCAGAAGATGTAGAAATTACACTTGTCGACAGGAATCCTTATCATTCTGTGAAAACAGAATTTTATACAATTGCAGCTGGGACGTCTGCAGATAAAGACGTACGCCTCCATTTTCCTGACGATGAACGTGTTCGTTATGTGTATGGAGAAATTAAAAAAGTGGATACATCCAATGCAATAATTACTTTCTCCAATAAAAGTGAGGTTATCAAGTACGATTACCTCATCATCGGATTAGGTTGTGAAGATAACTATCATGGTATTGAAGGCGCCAAAGAGTTCACGCACAGTGTACAGACATTTTCCAATGCAAGAAAAACAGGGGTTGCTGTTTGTGATTTAAAAGCATATGGGAAGGTGTCTATTGTAGGTGCTGGATTAAGTGGTATTGAAGTAGCCTCAGAAATTAGAGAGAGCAGACCTGACTTAAATATTCGTTTACTTGATCGTGGTGCAACCGTATTAAAAGCATTTGATCCTAAAATTCAACAATATGTAGCGGAATGGTTTGTTGCAAATGATGTTGACGTGTTACATCATGCAAACGTAGAGTATGTGGAAAAGGATGGCGTTTGCAATAACGGTGTTTGCTATGTTAATGACGTTACTATTTGGACAGCTGGCGTGAGACCAAATTATTTAGTGCGAGAACTTTCATTTGCTAAAGATGAACAAGAAAAAATTATTGTCAATGAGTATTTCCAAGTGCCAGAGAATACAAATATATACGTAGTAGGTGACTGCGCTTCTTCCGAATTTTCACCGAGCGGTCAGCTTGCTGGCCAACAAGGCGAACGCGTAGCGGAAGTGTTGTTAGCTGTATTGCAAGGAAAACAACCGAAGAAACCAAAAGAAATTAGATTAAAAGGAACATTAGGATCACTTGGAAAATCAGATGGCTTTGGCAATATGATGCAGAAATCATTGACTGGTCTATTGCCGCGTATTGCAAAATCAGGTGTACTTTGGTTAAGTAAGCGGCACTAA
- a CDS encoding PaaI family thioesterase, with product MEEQAIQDIYPEDYAWCYGCGRLNEYGLQLKTVWDGEQTVTTYTPRKEHTAIPGFVYGGLLASLIDCHGTGSASMVLHKKNGYVIGDGAEPPRFVTASLHVDFMKPTPHGTPLKAIGMVEEIHPKKFKIMTEVYADKICCAKAEVVAVVMPETFT from the coding sequence ATGGAGGAACAGGCAATTCAAGATATTTATCCAGAAGATTATGCTTGGTGCTATGGGTGTGGAAGACTTAATGAATATGGGCTACAATTAAAAACAGTATGGGATGGTGAACAAACGGTAACTACATATACTCCACGTAAAGAACATACGGCGATTCCGGGCTTTGTATATGGGGGCTTACTTGCTTCATTAATTGACTGTCACGGTACTGGCTCCGCTTCCATGGTGTTGCATAAGAAAAATGGGTATGTCATTGGGGATGGGGCAGAGCCACCTCGCTTTGTTACTGCATCCTTGCATGTAGATTTTATGAAACCAACGCCACATGGTACGCCACTGAAAGCAATTGGTATGGTAGAGGAGATCCATCCGAAAAAGTTTAAAATTATGACGGAAGTTTATGCGGATAAAATTTGTTGCGCCAAGGCAGAAGTAGTCGCAGTAGTCATGCCAGAAACATTTACATGA
- a CDS encoding LytTR family DNA-binding domain-containing protein produces the protein MQRLTTSSLLDVIGELFSDEVSIAVTSTTAYIYYRPSLRVDLKIRPGDPIKEGTLADKAIVSEQKVSEFIDRQIYGVPYHGMAVPFHYNNELEGCVMAIYPALTEGKSVITVKTSDGWKPLSFHDVLYLEVKERKTWVVTKEFTGIHRKALQEFEYMLPREYFIRCHRSFIVNVNHITHIYPDTHSTFLLAMDNGDQLPVSQSYSSYFRKLLGF, from the coding sequence ATGCAACGACTTACGACGAGTTCTTTATTGGATGTAATTGGGGAGTTGTTTTCTGATGAAGTTTCTATTGCTGTTACTTCGACGACAGCGTATATCTACTATCGTCCAAGCTTACGAGTTGATTTGAAAATTCGTCCCGGTGACCCAATTAAGGAAGGAACGCTAGCAGATAAAGCAATTGTCTCCGAACAAAAGGTATCCGAGTTTATTGATCGGCAAATATATGGTGTTCCTTACCATGGAATGGCTGTACCATTTCACTATAACAATGAACTAGAAGGTTGTGTAATGGCGATTTATCCAGCGCTAACAGAAGGTAAGTCTGTTATTACAGTGAAAACATCAGATGGTTGGAAGCCGCTTTCGTTTCATGATGTCCTTTACTTGGAAGTAAAGGAAAGGAAGACATGGGTGGTTACGAAAGAATTTACAGGTATACATCGGAAAGCACTTCAGGAATTTGAATATATGTTACCGAGGGAATATTTTATCCGTTGTCATCGGTCATTTATTGTGAACGTAAACCATATTACACATATTTATCCTGATACACATTCTACTTTTTTGTTAGCTATGGATAACGGAGATCAACTTCCTGTAAGTCAATCGTATTCCAGTTATTTCCGAAAATTATTAGGCTTTTAG
- a CDS encoding acetyl-CoA hydrolase/transferase family protein: MGRKLDRIGDARLHDRVVTAEEAASWIQDGMTLGLSGFTRAGDVKAVPTALIHRAEAGEKLKVNVFTGASLGSDIDKMMADAGIIHKRLPFQADPTMRKKINAGEHLFVDHHLSHTAEMVRANVLEKVDYAILEAISITDDGQVIPTTSIGNSLVFAEHAKSIIIEINTSQSQLLEGVHDLYSPNQQGEREPIPLQKVADRIGTIGIPIDIEKVRGIVFTNQPDSPSTIVQPDHETEIMASHLLDFLRKEIAEGRLTEQLAPLQSGIGSVANAVLHGMLQSEFKNLEVYSEVLQDAVFDLIDAGKVSVASCCSITLSEQKMQNVFSRFDAYRDKIIMRPQEISNHPEIIRRLGIIAINTALEADIYGNVNSTHVCGTKMMNGIGGSGDFARNARLSIFVTKSNAKAGDISSIVPFVSHVDHTEHDVDVLVTEQGYADLRGLAPRERVPLIVENCAHPMYKEQLWEYYRDALQGGGQTPHNLEKAFSWHINFAKNGTMSELIEQK; encoded by the coding sequence ATGGGGAGAAAATTGGATAGAATCGGCGATGCTCGTTTACATGACCGAGTAGTGACTGCGGAAGAAGCAGCATCTTGGATTCAAGATGGTATGACGCTAGGCTTAAGCGGCTTTACCCGGGCAGGGGATGTAAAAGCTGTGCCGACAGCGCTTATTCACCGAGCTGAAGCGGGTGAAAAACTGAAAGTCAATGTGTTTACAGGCGCCTCTTTAGGCTCTGATATTGACAAAATGATGGCAGATGCAGGTATTATTCATAAACGCTTGCCATTTCAGGCTGATCCGACGATGCGAAAGAAAATAAATGCTGGGGAACATTTATTTGTTGATCATCATCTTTCGCATACGGCGGAAATGGTAAGAGCAAATGTGTTAGAAAAGGTGGATTACGCCATTTTGGAAGCGATTTCTATAACGGATGACGGGCAGGTCATACCAACTACTTCGATTGGAAATTCGCTTGTCTTTGCGGAACATGCAAAGTCAATAATCATTGAAATCAATACGTCACAATCACAATTATTGGAAGGCGTGCATGATTTATATAGTCCTAATCAACAGGGGGAACGAGAGCCTATACCGCTCCAAAAAGTTGCAGATCGGATTGGAACAATCGGTATTCCGATTGATATAGAGAAGGTTCGAGGAATTGTATTTACAAACCAGCCAGATTCTCCATCGACGATTGTACAGCCAGATCATGAAACAGAAATAATGGCTAGTCATTTACTGGATTTTTTACGAAAAGAAATTGCCGAGGGGCGTTTAACAGAACAATTGGCTCCTTTACAATCAGGAATTGGTTCCGTTGCAAATGCGGTGCTTCACGGTATGCTCCAGTCGGAATTTAAAAATTTAGAAGTGTATTCGGAAGTGTTGCAGGATGCTGTATTTGATTTAATAGATGCTGGAAAAGTAAGCGTTGCTTCTTGTTGCTCCATAACATTATCAGAGCAAAAAATGCAGAATGTTTTTAGCAGGTTTGATGCCTACCGTGATAAAATCATTATGCGTCCGCAAGAAATTTCCAATCATCCGGAAATTATTCGTCGCCTAGGTATTATTGCAATTAATACGGCTTTAGAAGCTGATATATACGGAAATGTAAATTCGACACATGTATGTGGAACGAAGATGATGAATGGAATTGGCGGTTCCGGTGATTTTGCTAGAAATGCTAGGTTATCCATTTTTGTCACGAAGTCCAATGCAAAAGCAGGCGATATTTCTAGTATTGTGCCATTTGTATCGCATGTGGATCATACAGAGCATGATGTGGATGTACTTGTTACGGAGCAAGGCTATGCAGATTTAAGAGGTTTAGCTCCGCGAGAGAGGGTTCCATTAATCGTTGAAAATTGCGCACATCCGATGTATAAAGAGCAATTATGGGAATACTACAGAGACGCTTTACAAGGTGGGGGACAGACACCGCATAATTTGGAAAAAGCGTTTAGTTGGCATATTAATTTTGCGAAAAATGGGACGATGAGTGAACTAATCGAACAAAAATAA
- a CDS encoding D-glycero-alpha-D-manno-heptose-1,7-bisphosphate 7-phosphatase, protein MQSSAVFLDRDGVINEVLSDRVKFVNQPEDFFLLPSVGEAIKQFNMLGYAVFVVTNQGGIGLGYMTEDDLTNVHQRMTEELAIHGAVIDAIAYCPHKPHAGCACRKPHPTMIERLAKKYQIDLPASYMIGDRHVDMETGKKAGLTSILVGGREEDMRDADMVFPNLSYVATYLTGFQVRYKGKKASSARNELKK, encoded by the coding sequence ATGCAATCATCAGCAGTGTTTCTTGACCGTGACGGTGTTATTAATGAAGTATTGTCAGATCGTGTTAAGTTTGTTAATCAGCCAGAAGATTTTTTCCTGTTGCCTAGTGTTGGAGAAGCAATAAAACAGTTTAACATGCTCGGTTATGCTGTATTTGTTGTAACGAATCAGGGTGGTATTGGCTTAGGTTATATGACGGAGGATGATTTAACGAACGTTCATCAAAGAATGACAGAAGAATTGGCAATTCACGGTGCAGTAATTGATGCTATTGCGTATTGCCCGCATAAACCACATGCGGGATGTGCTTGCAGAAAGCCACATCCGACTATGATTGAACGATTAGCTAAGAAGTATCAGATTGATTTACCGGCTAGTTATATGATTGGCGACCGGCATGTTGATATGGAAACGGGGAAAAAAGCTGGTTTAACCTCCATACTGGTCGGGGGAAGAGAAGAGGATATGCGAGATGCGGATATGGTGTTTCCGAATTTATCGTATGTTGCTACCTATTTAACAGGATTTCAGGTCAGGTATAAAGGAAAAAAGGCAAGTTCTGCACGGAATGAATTAAAAAAGTAA
- the htpX gene encoding protease HtpX gives MGKRIFYFLLTNVLVLLTISIIFMLIPGTWNYIGENGQLQLGTLLIFSAIIGFTGSFISLGLSRWMAKKMMGVQVLDPNGNLNAQERQIVDKVHRLSRAAGIMHMPEVGIYQAREVNAFATGPTKKRSLVAVSSGLLQEMDDDAIEGVIAHEVAHIANGDMVTMTLLQGVVNTFVVFLARIAAFIVTRFVKEEIAPIVHFLAIIFFQIIFSALGSLLVFAYSRHREFHADKGGADLAGKDKMRHSLEALKLYSNRVRQEEQAIATLKINGNKKASIFSTHPSLDERIARLS, from the coding sequence ATGGGAAAAAGAATTTTCTATTTTTTATTAACAAACGTTTTAGTGCTGTTAACGATTAGTATTATTTTTATGCTAATACCTGGAACATGGAATTATATTGGTGAGAATGGGCAATTACAACTTGGTACATTACTCATTTTCAGTGCCATTATTGGTTTCACAGGATCTTTTATCTCATTAGGGTTGTCTCGTTGGATGGCCAAAAAAATGATGGGTGTACAGGTGCTAGATCCTAATGGCAATTTGAACGCGCAAGAGCGACAAATTGTTGATAAAGTACATCGTCTATCGCGTGCTGCCGGAATAATGCACATGCCTGAAGTAGGGATTTATCAAGCAAGAGAAGTAAATGCGTTTGCTACAGGGCCTACTAAGAAACGGTCACTTGTTGCTGTATCAAGTGGTTTATTACAGGAAATGGATGATGACGCTATTGAAGGGGTGATTGCCCATGAAGTTGCACACATTGCCAATGGCGATATGGTAACAATGACATTACTGCAAGGGGTTGTAAATACCTTTGTCGTCTTCCTTGCGCGCATCGCGGCTTTCATTGTGACTCGTTTTGTAAAAGAAGAAATAGCGCCTATTGTGCATTTTCTAGCGATTATCTTCTTCCAGATCATCTTTTCTGCACTTGGTAGTCTCCTTGTATTTGCTTATTCCAGACACAGAGAATTTCATGCTGACAAAGGTGGGGCTGACTTAGCAGGAAAAGATAAAATGCGTCATTCATTAGAAGCATTAAAGTTGTATTCCAATCGTGTACGTCAGGAAGAACAAGCTATTGCTACATTAAAAATTAACGGTAATAAGAAAGCGTCTATATTTTCAACACACCCAAGCTTAGATGAACGAATTGCTCGCTTATCTTAA
- a CDS encoding IS256 family transposase, producing the protein MNHLTTDLIEALAKKQDIEEVFRRHLEEAINQLLKHELTVFLDYEPYERKGVHSGNSRNGFYDRTFKTEYGELQLRIPRDRNGEFQQQTVAPYKRSNDTLEQFVIHLYEKGITTDEIAHLIERMYGHHYTKQTVSNLTKLVAEDVQAFHERKLENRYACIYLDATQIPIRRNTVEKESVYIAIGITEDGIKEVLDFTIAPTESAHVWEELMQELYQRGVADVLLFISDGLTGMTDAIHRVYPKAKHQVCCVHVARNIAKKVRVKDRAEILSDFKTVYHAIDKKEALQALEQFQSKWEKTYPRVIDAVVKNEQLLTFYEFPASIRRSIYSTNLIEAFNKEIKRYVKRKEQFPNKEALERFLVTRFLEYNHKFSMRCHRGFDQAKSELVALFESLENGT; encoded by the coding sequence ATGAACCATCTTACTACAGATTTAATTGAAGCACTAGCAAAAAAACAAGATATTGAAGAAGTTTTTCGCCGTCATCTAGAAGAAGCTATTAACCAATTACTAAAGCATGAATTAACTGTATTTCTGGATTACGAACCGTATGAACGCAAGGGAGTTCATTCAGGTAACTCTCGTAATGGGTTTTATGACCGTACTTTTAAGACGGAGTACGGTGAGCTACAACTTCGTATACCAAGGGATAGGAACGGAGAATTTCAACAACAAACAGTGGCTCCATATAAGCGTTCTAATGACACGCTGGAACAGTTTGTTATTCACCTTTATGAAAAGGGAATCACAACAGATGAAATCGCACATCTAATCGAACGAATGTACGGACATCATTACACCAAACAGACCGTATCTAACTTAACAAAATTGGTAGCAGAAGATGTACAAGCATTTCATGAACGTAAATTAGAAAACCGTTACGCATGCATTTACTTAGATGCTACTCAAATCCCTATCCGTCGTAACACGGTAGAGAAAGAGTCTGTATATATTGCAATTGGGATCACGGAAGACGGCATAAAAGAAGTATTAGACTTTACTATTGCACCAACAGAATCCGCACACGTATGGGAAGAATTGATGCAGGAACTATATCAGCGTGGTGTTGCAGACGTTCTGCTCTTCATCTCAGACGGTCTAACTGGCATGACAGATGCTATTCACCGTGTCTATCCTAAAGCAAAGCATCAGGTGTGCTGTGTCCATGTTGCCCGCAATATTGCTAAGAAGGTTCGTGTCAAAGACCGTGCAGAGATACTTAGTGACTTTAAAACGGTTTATCATGCCATAGACAAAAAAGAAGCCCTACAAGCGTTAGAACAGTTTCAAAGCAAATGGGAAAAGACATATCCACGTGTCATTGACGCAGTTGTAAAAAATGAACAATTATTAACATTTTATGAGTTCCCTGCCTCTATTCGACGGAGTATCTATTCGACAAATTTAATTGAAGCCTTCAATAAAGAAATAAAGAGATACGTCAAACGAAAAGAGCAGTTTCCAAACAAGGAGGCTTTAGAACGTTTTCTTGTCACGCGATTTCTAGAGTATAATCATAAATTCAGCATGCGCTGCCATCGAGGCTTTGATCAGGCAAAATCTGAATTAGTTGCCTTGTTCGAATCTCTGGAAAATGGGACTTAG
- the wrbA gene encoding NAD(P)H:quinone oxidoreductase produces MEKVKLAVIYYSSTGINYQLANWAKEAASEAGAEVRLVKVPELAPKEAIAANPAWQAHVEETKNISEATSDDIEWADAIIFSTPTRFGNVASQMKQFVDMQGGLWAAGKTANKVVSAMASASNPHGGHEATVLSLYTSMMHWGAIIVSPGYTNEVAFTSGGNPYGVSVTQGQDGKMVEDVEEAVKHQARRTIDVAKKMKA; encoded by the coding sequence ATGGAAAAAGTAAAATTAGCAGTCATTTATTACAGTTCTACAGGAATTAACTATCAACTAGCGAACTGGGCAAAAGAAGCAGCAAGTGAAGCAGGTGCAGAAGTAAGGCTTGTAAAGGTTCCAGAGCTTGCACCAAAAGAGGCAATCGCAGCTAATCCAGCATGGCAAGCCCATGTTGAGGAAACAAAAAATATATCCGAAGCTACTTCAGACGATATTGAATGGGCAGATGCCATTATTTTCTCTACACCAACGCGGTTTGGTAATGTCGCTTCACAGATGAAGCAATTTGTAGATATGCAAGGTGGCCTTTGGGCAGCTGGTAAAACAGCTAATAAAGTTGTAAGTGCAATGGCTTCTGCTTCTAATCCACATGGTGGGCATGAAGCGACCGTTTTATCTTTATATACATCCATGATGCACTGGGGTGCAATCATTGTATCACCAGGATATACAAATGAAGTTGCTTTTACATCAGGGGGAAATCCGTATGGTGTTAGCGTAACACAAGGACAAGACGGAAAAATGGTAGAAGATGTTGAAGAAGCTGTGAAGCATCAAGCAAGACGTACGATTGATGTAGCTAAAAAAATGAAAGCTTAA
- a CDS encoding Fe3+ hydroxamate ABC transporter substrate-binding protein: MFGEEPKCTKCGKQIKGDDVVFIKMRYPKRKGMTEIKAYLKNEGSFICGECFH, translated from the coding sequence ATGTTTGGAGAAGAACCTAAGTGTACTAAATGCGGTAAACAAATCAAAGGTGACGATGTTGTTTTTATAAAAATGCGCTACCCAAAGCGTAAAGGGATGACAGAAATAAAAGCGTATTTAAAAAACGAAGGAAGTTTCATATGTGGAGAATGTTTCCATTAA
- a CDS encoding phosphatase has protein sequence MMKKTYIGGILILVSAIIYGSMLISASIYSETLTTEGVGWDSEYGIFGTALKEIGNTPIIISILSGILGVIFIVLSLRIKGEN, from the coding sequence ATGATGAAAAAAACATATATAGGTGGAATATTAATTTTAGTTAGTGCTATTATTTATGGTTCAATGCTAATTTCGGCTTCTATTTATTCAGAAACCTTAACTACAGAGGGTGTGGGTTGGGATTCGGAATATGGTATTTTTGGAACTGCTTTAAAAGAAATTGGAAATACACCTATTATAATATCTATTTTATCGGGAATTTTAGGTGTTATATTTATTGTTTTATCGTTAAGAATAAAAGGGGAAAATTAA
- a CDS encoding ion transporter translates to MTAIQQRCSALSNSPVFMNIIISLIIINAILIGLETYPQIANTYGHWLMVIDATLLWIFTVEIVIRLIGSTSIKAFFTDPWSVFDFVIVLSGHLLVGSYVTVLRILRVLRVLRAISIIPSLRKMVNALLLTIPSMGTILLLLGLFFYVYGVIGTLLYHSIAPEYFGTLHQSLLTLFQVITLESWASGVMRPILAEDPSSWWYFVTFILIGAFVIVNLFVGVVVNNVEEANREESPSPTDIKLAELQEELAEIKQLLRKQKD, encoded by the coding sequence ATGACAGCGATACAACAAAGATGCTCGGCTCTTTCAAACAGCCCAGTATTTATGAATATCATCATTAGCTTAATTATTATAAATGCTATATTAATAGGGCTAGAAACGTATCCGCAGATTGCGAATACATACGGACATTGGCTAATGGTCATTGATGCAACTTTGCTGTGGATATTTACCGTGGAAATCGTCATTCGTTTAATTGGAAGCACTTCTATCAAAGCTTTTTTCACAGATCCTTGGAGTGTTTTTGATTTTGTCATTGTACTAAGTGGGCATCTACTAGTAGGCTCCTATGTAACAGTACTAAGGATTTTGCGAGTGCTTCGCGTTTTACGTGCAATTTCCATTATTCCTTCATTGCGAAAAATGGTCAACGCCTTGTTACTAACCATACCATCAATGGGAACGATTTTACTGTTATTAGGATTATTTTTCTATGTGTATGGCGTAATTGGAACGTTACTCTACCATTCTATCGCTCCAGAATATTTTGGCACCCTGCATCAATCACTGTTAACTTTGTTTCAAGTTATTACCTTAGAATCTTGGGCAAGTGGTGTGATGCGACCTATTTTAGCAGAAGATCCATCTTCTTGGTGGTATTTTGTGACGTTCATTTTAATTGGTGCTTTCGTTATTGTAAACTTATTTGTCGGTGTTGTGGTAAACAATGTGGAAGAAGCAAATAGGGAAGAATCACCTTCCCCAACGGATATAAAGCTCGCAGAATTACAAGAAGAGCTGGCAGAAATTAAACAGCTATTACGTAAGCAAAAGGATTAA
- a CDS encoding LLM class flavin-dependent oxidoreductase has protein sequence MSKQKTFHRIPLSVLDLAPVNEGSNPRESFQHSVELAKHVEALGFNRYWLAEHHNMPGIASSATSVLIGHIAEKTNHIRVGAGGVMLPNHATLVIAEQFGTLESLYPGRIDLGLGRAPGTDQATSYALRRTLNMRVEDFPMQVNELQDYFAKEPISKVKAVPGQGLNIPIWLLGSSDFSARLAAQKGLSFSFASHFAPAYTIPALRLYREQFQASEQLQKPHAMVGVNVIAADTDEKANYIATSLQQQFLHLRRGQPTKLKAPIENVEAHFSEFELQAIKQTLDPTTTIIGSKETVKQGLEHFLEKTEADEMIISSQIYHLEDRLRSFEIISELMDETNS, from the coding sequence ATGTCTAAACAAAAAACCTTTCATCGCATTCCACTATCGGTGTTAGATTTAGCTCCGGTAAATGAAGGTAGTAATCCAAGGGAATCTTTTCAACATAGTGTGGAATTAGCAAAGCATGTAGAAGCGCTCGGATTTAACCGTTATTGGTTAGCGGAGCATCATAATATGCCTGGTATCGCGAGTTCAGCAACCTCTGTTCTAATCGGACATATTGCCGAAAAAACGAACCATATTCGGGTGGGTGCAGGCGGAGTTATGTTGCCTAATCATGCGACACTCGTCATTGCTGAACAGTTTGGAACGTTAGAGTCGCTTTACCCAGGTAGAATCGATCTAGGGCTAGGGCGAGCGCCTGGAACAGACCAAGCAACGTCATATGCTTTGCGTAGAACGTTAAACATGCGTGTGGAAGATTTTCCGATGCAAGTAAATGAATTACAGGACTATTTTGCCAAAGAACCAATATCTAAAGTGAAAGCTGTGCCTGGTCAAGGTTTGAATATTCCTATTTGGCTATTAGGCTCCAGTGACTTTAGCGCCAGATTAGCTGCACAAAAGGGATTGTCTTTCTCGTTTGCTAGTCACTTTGCTCCCGCATATACCATACCAGCTTTACGACTATACAGGGAGCAATTCCAAGCATCGGAACAACTTCAGAAGCCTCATGCCATGGTAGGTGTGAACGTTATTGCAGCAGATACAGATGAAAAAGCAAATTATATTGCTACCTCGTTGCAACAACAGTTCTTGCATTTACGTCGTGGACAACCGACGAAGCTTAAAGCACCAATAGAAAATGTGGAAGCACATTTCTCTGAATTCGAATTGCAAGCTATTAAACAAACACTTGATCCAACAACAACCATTATTGGTAGCAAAGAAACCGTTAAACAAGGGCTAGAGCATTTCTTGGAGAAAACAGAAGCGGATGAAATGATTATTAGTTCACAAATCTACCATTTAGAGGATCGCTTGCGTTCCTTTGAAATAATTAGCGAATTAATGGACGAAACAAATAGCTAG